The Streptomyces luteogriseus genome includes a window with the following:
- a CDS encoding primosomal protein N' translates to MSSENEQAGGGAEGAPPEQLALIRDSVRKAKKPRAKPRTWRGAALARELPVARVLVDKGVLHLDRYFDYAVPEELDADARPGVRVRVRFGAGRHRVREGRREGGGLIDGFLVERLAESDYSGPLAALAQVVSPEQVLSTELLDLARAVADRYAGSLADVLQLAVPPRNARAEQRSSPDPLPPPPAPETGSWQRYERGAAFLESLTSGGAPRAVWNALPGPQWSEELARAVAATLASGRGALAVLPDGRAVARVDAALTSLLGKGRHAVLTADAGPEKRYAQWLAVRRGSVRAVIGTRAAMFAPVQDLGLVALWDDGDDSHSEQHAPQPHAREVLLLRAAQDKCGFLLGSWGCTVEAAQLVESGWARPLVAGREQVRGAAPLVRTVGDQDLARDEAARAARLPTLAWQAVRDGLRNGPVLVQVPRRGYVPRMACANCRAPARCRHCSGPLEAPDGDALNCGWCGRAESGWHCPDCGSFRLRASVVGARRTAEELGRAFPAVPVRTSGREHVLDTVPGAPALVVSTPGAEPVAEGGYAAALLLDGWAMLGRPDLRAGEDALRRWIAAASLVRPQSAGGTVVVVAEPTLRPVQALVRWDPVGHAVRELAERSELGFPPVSRMASVSGPAEAVADFLRTAELPPEAEVLGPVPLPVPAAGRPRRAGAPPPGEQWERALLRVPPGRGAALAAALKAAQAARMARGGGTGTGVWVRVDPADIG, encoded by the coding sequence CCCGGGCCAAGCCGCGGACCTGGCGGGGGGCCGCGCTCGCCAGGGAACTGCCCGTCGCGCGCGTGCTCGTCGACAAGGGCGTGCTCCATCTCGACCGGTACTTCGACTATGCCGTGCCCGAGGAACTGGACGCGGACGCCCGGCCGGGCGTGCGGGTGCGGGTCCGGTTCGGGGCCGGGCGGCATCGCGTGCGGGAGGGGCGGCGCGAGGGCGGCGGGCTGATCGACGGGTTCCTCGTCGAGCGGCTGGCCGAGTCCGACTACTCGGGCCCGCTGGCCGCCCTCGCCCAGGTCGTGTCGCCCGAGCAGGTGCTCAGCACGGAACTGCTGGATCTGGCCAGGGCGGTCGCCGACCGGTACGCGGGCAGCCTCGCCGACGTCCTGCAGCTCGCCGTACCGCCGCGCAACGCACGCGCCGAGCAGCGGTCCTCACCCGACCCGCTGCCACCGCCCCCGGCGCCCGAGACAGGCTCCTGGCAGCGGTACGAGCGGGGAGCGGCGTTCCTGGAGTCCCTGACCTCCGGCGGGGCGCCCCGGGCCGTGTGGAACGCGCTGCCCGGCCCGCAGTGGAGCGAGGAACTGGCCCGGGCCGTCGCCGCGACGCTGGCCTCCGGGCGCGGGGCGCTCGCCGTCCTGCCCGACGGACGGGCGGTCGCACGGGTCGACGCCGCGCTGACCTCGCTGCTGGGGAAGGGGCGGCATGCGGTGCTCACCGCCGACGCCGGCCCCGAGAAGCGGTACGCGCAATGGCTCGCGGTACGGCGTGGCTCCGTACGGGCCGTGATCGGGACGAGGGCCGCGATGTTCGCGCCTGTCCAGGACCTCGGCCTGGTCGCCCTCTGGGACGACGGCGACGACAGCCACAGCGAGCAGCACGCCCCGCAGCCCCACGCCCGCGAGGTGCTCCTGCTGCGGGCCGCCCAGGACAAGTGCGGCTTCCTGCTGGGGAGCTGGGGCTGCACGGTGGAGGCCGCGCAACTCGTCGAGAGCGGCTGGGCCCGGCCGCTCGTCGCCGGGCGGGAGCAGGTGCGCGGAGCCGCTCCGCTGGTACGGACCGTCGGCGACCAGGATCTCGCGCGCGACGAGGCGGCCCGGGCCGCCCGGCTGCCCACCCTCGCCTGGCAGGCCGTCAGGGACGGGCTGCGGAACGGCCCGGTGCTGGTGCAGGTGCCCCGCAGGGGGTACGTGCCGCGTATGGCCTGCGCCAACTGCCGGGCGCCCGCGCGCTGCCGGCACTGCTCGGGACCGCTGGAGGCACCCGACGGCGATGCCCTGAACTGCGGGTGGTGCGGTCGCGCGGAGAGCGGGTGGCACTGCCCGGACTGCGGATCCTTCCGCCTGCGCGCCTCGGTCGTCGGCGCGCGGCGGACCGCCGAGGAGCTCGGCCGGGCCTTCCCCGCGGTGCCGGTGCGCACCTCGGGGAGGGAACACGTGCTCGACACGGTGCCGGGGGCGCCCGCACTGGTCGTGAGCACGCCGGGCGCCGAGCCCGTTGCCGAAGGCGGCTACGCGGCGGCGCTGCTGCTGGACGGGTGGGCCATGCTCGGGCGGCCCGATCTGCGGGCGGGGGAGGACGCTTTGCGGCGGTGGATCGCGGCCGCGTCCCTCGTCCGGCCGCAGTCGGCCGGCGGCACGGTGGTGGTCGTGGCCGAGCCGACGCTGCGCCCCGTACAGGCGCTCGTCCGCTGGGATCCCGTGGGGCACGCGGTGCGGGAACTCGCCGAGCGGTCCGAGCTGGGATTCCCGCCGGTGTCGCGGATGGCGTCCGTGTCGGGTCCCGCGGAGGCGGTGGCCGACTTCCTCCGTACGGCCGAATTGCCGCCGGAGGCCGAGGTGCTGGGGCCGGTGCCGTTGCCGGTCCCCGCCGCCGGGCGGCCCCGGCGGGCGGGGGCGCCGCCGCCCGGGGAGCAGTGGGAGCGGGCGCTGCTGCGGGTGCCGCCCGGCAGGGGCGCCGCGCTGGCCGCCGCGCTCAAGGCCGCGCAGGCCGCGCGGATGGCCCGGGGAGGCGGAACCGGCACCGGTGTGTGGGTGCGGGTGGATCCTGCCGACATCGGGTGA
- the fmt gene encoding methionyl-tRNA formyltransferase → MKLVFAGTPEVAVPALDALLASGRHEVAAVVTRPDAPAGRGRRLVASPVAERAEEAGIEVLKPAKPKDPEFLERLREIGPDCCPVVAYGALLPRVALDIPAQGWVNLHFSLLPAWRGAAPVQHAIMAGDEITGASTFLIEEGLDSGPVYGTVTEEIRATDTSGDLLTRLAFAGAGLLAATMDGIEDGTLKAVPQPADGISLAPKVNVEDAHLDFGAPALRVDRMVRGCTPAPGAWTTFRGERLKLIQVAPAPDRTDLAPGQIAAGKNNVHVGTGSYGVELLWVQAQGKKPMRAADWARGVRIAEGERLGG, encoded by the coding sequence ATGAAGCTCGTCTTCGCCGGTACACCCGAGGTCGCCGTTCCCGCTCTGGACGCTCTGCTCGCCTCCGGGCGGCACGAGGTGGCCGCCGTCGTCACGCGGCCCGACGCGCCGGCCGGGCGCGGACGCAGGCTCGTCGCGTCGCCCGTCGCCGAGCGGGCGGAGGAGGCCGGGATCGAGGTGCTGAAGCCCGCGAAGCCGAAGGACCCCGAGTTCCTGGAGCGGCTGCGGGAGATCGGGCCGGACTGCTGCCCCGTCGTCGCCTACGGAGCGCTGCTGCCCCGGGTCGCCCTCGACATCCCCGCGCAGGGCTGGGTCAATCTGCACTTCTCCCTGCTGCCGGCCTGGCGCGGTGCCGCGCCCGTGCAGCACGCCATCATGGCCGGCGACGAGATCACCGGTGCGTCGACGTTCCTGATCGAGGAAGGGCTCGACTCCGGGCCCGTGTACGGGACGGTGACCGAGGAGATCCGGGCCACCGACACCAGCGGGGACCTGCTGACCCGGCTGGCGTTCGCCGGTGCCGGGCTGCTCGCGGCGACGATGGACGGGATCGAGGACGGCACGCTGAAGGCGGTACCGCAGCCGGCCGACGGGATCAGCCTCGCCCCGAAGGTCAACGTCGAGGACGCGCACCTCGACTTCGGCGCGCCCGCGCTGCGCGTCGACCGGATGGTGCGGGGCTGCACCCCGGCCCCCGGCGCCTGGACCACCTTCCGGGGCGAGCGCCTCAAGCTCATCCAGGTCGCCCCCGCGCCCGACCGGACGGACCTCGCCCCGGGGCAGATCGCCGCCGGGAAGAACAACGTCCACGTCGGCACCGGCTCGTACGGCGTCGAGCTGCTGTGGGTGCAGGCCCAGGGCAAGAAGCCGATGCGGGCGGCGGACTGGGCGCGCGGGGTGCGGATCGCCGAGGGCGAGCGGCTCGGCGGCTGA
- a CDS encoding RsmB/NOP family class I SAM-dependent RNA methyltransferase — MSEQPRRARTSGKPYRRPKKDPVRVLAFEALRAVDERDAYANLVLPPLLRKAREKDDFDARDAALATELVYGTLRRQGTYDAVLASCVDRPLREVDPPVLDVLSLGAHQLLGTRIPTHAAVSATVELARVVLGDGRAKFVNAVLRRVAQDDLDGWLERVAPPYDDDPEDHLAVVHSHPRWVVSALWDSLGGGRDGVEELLRADNERPEVTLVARPGRATPEELLDEDAAVQGRWSPYAVRLTEGGEPGAIAAVRDGRAGVQDEGSQLVAIALANAPLDGPDRRWLDGCAGPGGKAALLGALAAQRGALLVASEKQTHRAGLVAKALDGNPGPYQVIAADGTRPAWRPGSFDRVLVDVPCTGLGALRRRPEARWRRRPQDLEGFAPLQRGLLRTALESVRVGGVVGYATCSPHLAETRAVVADVLKQHPDTELVDARPLLPGVPDLGDGPDVQLWPHLHGTDAMYLALIRRTG; from the coding sequence GTGAGCGAACAGCCCCGTCGAGCCCGCACGTCAGGCAAGCCCTACCGCCGGCCCAAGAAGGACCCCGTCCGCGTCCTCGCCTTCGAGGCGCTGAGGGCCGTGGACGAGCGGGACGCCTACGCCAACCTCGTGTTGCCGCCCCTGTTGCGCAAGGCGCGCGAGAAAGACGACTTCGACGCCCGGGACGCGGCGCTGGCCACCGAGCTGGTGTACGGGACGCTGCGGCGGCAGGGGACGTACGACGCGGTCCTGGCGTCATGTGTGGACCGGCCGCTCCGAGAGGTCGACCCGCCGGTGCTGGACGTGCTGAGCCTCGGCGCGCATCAGCTGCTCGGCACACGGATCCCGACGCACGCGGCCGTGTCCGCCACCGTCGAGCTGGCGCGGGTCGTGCTCGGCGACGGGCGGGCCAAGTTCGTCAACGCCGTGCTGCGCAGGGTCGCGCAGGACGATCTCGACGGCTGGCTGGAGCGGGTCGCGCCGCCCTACGACGACGATCCCGAGGACCATCTCGCCGTCGTCCACTCGCACCCGCGGTGGGTCGTGTCGGCGCTGTGGGACTCCCTCGGCGGCGGACGGGACGGCGTCGAGGAGTTGCTGCGCGCCGACAACGAACGGCCCGAGGTGACCCTGGTGGCGCGGCCCGGGCGGGCCACCCCGGAGGAACTGCTCGACGAGGACGCCGCCGTACAGGGGCGCTGGTCGCCCTATGCCGTGCGGCTGACCGAGGGCGGGGAGCCGGGCGCCATCGCGGCCGTGCGGGACGGGCGCGCGGGCGTGCAGGACGAGGGCAGCCAGCTCGTCGCCATCGCCCTCGCCAACGCGCCCCTGGACGGACCCGACCGGCGCTGGCTGGACGGGTGCGCGGGGCCCGGCGGCAAGGCGGCGCTGCTCGGCGCGCTCGCCGCGCAGCGAGGGGCCCTGCTCGTCGCCTCCGAGAAGCAGACCCATCGCGCGGGCCTCGTCGCGAAGGCGCTGGACGGCAACCCGGGGCCCTACCAGGTGATCGCCGCGGACGGGACGCGTCCGGCGTGGCGTCCCGGCAGCTTCGACCGGGTGCTGGTCGACGTGCCGTGCACGGGCCTCGGCGCCCTGCGCCGCCGTCCCGAGGCGCGCTGGCGGCGCCGTCCGCAGGACCTGGAGGGCTTCGCGCCGCTGCAGCGCGGCCTGCTGCGCACCGCGCTGGAGTCCGTGCGGGTCGGCGGTGTCGTGGGCTACGCGACCTGCTCGCCGCACCTCGCCGAGACCCGGGCCGTCGTCGCCGACGTGCTCAAGCAGCACCCGGACACGGAACTCGTGGACGCCCGGCCGCTGCTGCCCGGCGTACCGGACCTGGGCGACGGGCCCGACGTGCAGCTGTGGCCGCATCTGCACGGGACCGACGCGATGTATCTGGCGCTCATTCGTCGGACCGGCTGA
- a CDS encoding MMPL family transporter, giving the protein MKQGVAHLVCGRRAKWLVLVFWVVVLFIAAPFAMKLTDAQDNDAASWLPGSAESTQVLQISEDFRPEQIPAVVIYARESGLTAQDRAVIAEDVRQLKQLSDHGIIGEQTRGPVFDRQADPRAAQVFVPIMMDEEGWERISPAVDSIRDDVGADIDGMTVHITGPGGTSADFAEAFEGIDSTLLLSAMAVVVVMLLITYRSLTLLLVPLVAVVCALFAAQALIYLLAEHGGLTVNGQSAGILTVLVFGAGTDYALLLVARYREELRRHEDRHEAMALALHRAGPAVLASGATVVLSMLVLLAAEMNSTSGLGPVAAIGVAVALVAMMSLFPALLVIFGRWIFWPVVPHYGSPDPTERGIWARTGRRIAHRPRMVWAATALALAVCSLGLIQLRAEGIGNADAFTGKPDSITGQEVSARYFPAGSGDPLVIVSNQAQAVQVGRAVAGTQGVVPQSLGLPPGTKPAFEGQVLFEATMTAPADSEAAKQTVERVRDAVHAVPDADAKVGGGTAALLDMDKATTHDNMLIIPLVLVVVLLILCVLLRALIAPLLLIGTVILSFAAALGISALAFRYIFDYAGEATDFPLFVFVFLVALGIDYNIFLTTRIREEAARQGTRPGVVTGLAATGAVITSAGLVLAGTFAALGTLPMVAFAEIGFTVALGVLIDTFIVRSVLVTSLFLDVGPKVWWPHRLARHDGGSPDRTAVGAGVSRSDE; this is encoded by the coding sequence ATGAAGCAGGGCGTCGCACATCTCGTCTGCGGACGGCGGGCCAAGTGGCTCGTACTGGTCTTCTGGGTGGTCGTGCTGTTCATCGCCGCGCCGTTCGCCATGAAGCTCACCGACGCGCAGGACAACGACGCCGCGTCGTGGCTGCCGGGGTCCGCGGAGTCGACGCAGGTGCTGCAGATCTCCGAGGACTTCCGGCCGGAGCAGATCCCGGCGGTGGTGATCTACGCGCGGGAGAGCGGCCTGACGGCGCAGGACCGGGCGGTGATCGCCGAGGACGTGCGGCAGCTGAAGCAGCTGAGCGACCACGGCATCATCGGGGAGCAGACGCGGGGGCCGGTGTTCGACCGGCAGGCCGATCCGCGAGCGGCCCAGGTCTTCGTGCCGATCATGATGGACGAGGAGGGCTGGGAGCGGATCTCACCTGCCGTGGACTCCATCCGGGACGACGTCGGCGCGGACATCGACGGGATGACCGTGCACATCACGGGCCCGGGCGGCACGTCCGCGGACTTCGCGGAGGCCTTCGAGGGCATCGACTCGACCCTGCTGCTCTCCGCGATGGCGGTCGTCGTCGTCATGCTGCTCATCACCTACCGCAGCCTGACGCTGTTGCTGGTCCCCCTGGTCGCGGTCGTCTGCGCGCTGTTCGCCGCCCAGGCGCTGATCTACCTGCTGGCCGAGCACGGGGGCCTGACGGTCAACGGCCAGAGTGCCGGCATCCTCACGGTGCTGGTCTTCGGGGCGGGGACGGACTACGCCCTGCTGCTGGTGGCCCGCTACCGGGAGGAACTGCGCCGGCACGAGGACCGGCACGAGGCGATGGCCCTGGCGCTGCACCGGGCCGGCCCGGCCGTGCTCGCCTCCGGCGCGACGGTCGTGCTGAGCATGCTGGTGCTGCTGGCCGCGGAGATGAACTCCACGAGCGGCCTGGGCCCGGTGGCCGCGATCGGCGTGGCCGTCGCCCTGGTGGCGATGATGAGCCTGTTCCCGGCCCTGCTGGTGATCTTCGGCCGATGGATCTTCTGGCCGGTGGTCCCGCACTACGGCAGTCCCGACCCGACCGAGCGCGGCATCTGGGCCCGCACGGGCCGTCGTATCGCGCACCGGCCGCGGATGGTCTGGGCCGCGACGGCGCTCGCGCTGGCGGTCTGCTCGCTGGGCCTGATCCAGTTGCGCGCGGAGGGCATCGGCAACGCGGACGCGTTCACCGGGAAACCGGACTCGATCACCGGGCAGGAGGTGTCGGCGCGCTACTTCCCGGCGGGGAGCGGCGACCCTCTGGTCATCGTCAGCAACCAGGCGCAGGCCGTGCAGGTGGGCCGCGCGGTCGCCGGGACGCAGGGCGTGGTCCCCCAGTCCCTCGGTCTGCCGCCCGGCACCAAACCGGCCTTCGAGGGCCAGGTCCTCTTCGAGGCCACCATGACCGCCCCGGCGGACAGCGAGGCCGCCAAACAGACGGTCGAGCGGGTGCGGGACGCCGTGCACGCGGTGCCGGACGCCGATGCCAAGGTCGGCGGCGGTACGGCGGCCCTGCTGGACATGGACAAGGCGACCACGCACGACAACATGCTGATCATCCCGCTGGTGCTGGTGGTCGTCCTGTTGATCCTCTGTGTGCTGCTGCGCGCCCTGATCGCCCCACTGCTGCTGATCGGCACGGTGATCCTGTCGTTCGCGGCGGCCCTCGGCATCAGCGCGCTCGCGTTCCGGTACATCTTCGACTACGCGGGCGAGGCGACCGACTTCCCGCTGTTCGTCTTCGTGTTCCTGGTAGCCCTGGGCATCGACTACAACATCTTCCTGACCACCCGCATCCGCGAGGAGGCGGCCCGCCAGGGCACCAGACCGGGCGTGGTCACGGGCCTCGCGGCCACCGGGGCGGTCATCACCTCCGCCGGCCTGGTCCTGGCCGGGACCTTCGCCGCCCTCGGCACCCTCCCGATGGTCGCCTTCGCCGAGATCGGCTTCACGGTCGCCCTCGGCGTCCTCATCGACACCTTCATCGTCCGCTCGGTCCTGGTGACGTCGCTGTTCCTGGACGTCGGGCCGAAGGTGTGGTGGCCGCACCGGCTGGCGCGCCACGACGGCGGGTCGCCCGACCGGACGGCCGTGGGAGCGGGGGTCAGCCGGTCCGACGAATGA
- the rpe gene encoding ribulose-phosphate 3-epimerase: MAAQINPSILSADFARLADEAKAVEGADWLHVDVMDNHFVPNLTLGVPVVESLARATDTPLDCHLMIEAPDRWAPQYVEAGAGSVTFHVEAAAAPVRLAREIRAKGARASMALKPATPIEPYEDLLPELDMLLIMTVEPGFGGQAFLDIMLPKIRRTRELISKHGLELWLQVDGGVSASTIERCADAGADVFVAGSAVYGANDPAQAVRALRTQAEAATAKASWACDH; encoded by the coding sequence ATGGCCGCGCAGATCAACCCCAGCATCCTGTCCGCAGACTTCGCCCGCCTCGCGGACGAGGCGAAGGCCGTGGAAGGAGCCGACTGGCTCCACGTCGACGTCATGGACAACCATTTCGTCCCGAACCTCACGCTCGGTGTGCCGGTCGTAGAGTCGCTGGCCCGTGCGACGGACACCCCGCTGGACTGCCATCTGATGATCGAGGCCCCCGATCGGTGGGCGCCCCAGTACGTGGAAGCGGGGGCCGGTTCGGTCACCTTTCACGTCGAGGCCGCCGCAGCTCCGGTCCGGCTCGCCCGGGAGATCCGTGCCAAGGGCGCCCGCGCCTCCATGGCGCTGAAGCCCGCGACTCCCATCGAGCCGTACGAGGACCTGCTCCCCGAGCTCGACATGCTGCTGATCATGACGGTCGAACCGGGCTTCGGGGGACAGGCCTTCCTCGACATCATGCTTCCGAAGATCCGCCGCACCCGCGAGTTGATCAGCAAGCACGGACTGGAACTCTGGCTCCAGGTCGACGGCGGAGTTTCCGCTTCGACGATCGAGCGGTGCGCGGACGCCGGAGCCGACGTTTTCGTGGCCGGATCGGCGGTCTACGGGGCAAACGACCCGGCCCAGGCGGTACGTGCACTACGCACGCAGGCCGAGGCGGCGACGGCGAAGGCCTCCTGGGCCTGCGACCACTGA
- a CDS encoding sugar-binding transcriptional regulator, with product MNSSEEIAVSGMSAGRSAMRMGPAELVQAAAMARRFYLEGKSKIQIAEEFGVSRFKVARVLETALERDLVRIEIRVPAELDAERSDALRARYGLRHAVVVESPAEAEETPDPENLGEVAADLLGELVDEGDVLGLAWGRSTIHMAAALDRLPPCTVVQLTGVYDAGTAERGSVEAVRRAAQVSGGDAHPIYAPMLLPDAATATALRNQTGIARAFEHFDKVTVACVSIGSWEPGISTVHDMLSDEERAHYASLGVAAEMSAHLFDADGRRVGRDLGERCITVKADQLRRIPEVVAIAGGQRKGPAIDAVLRSGLVTSLVTDTSAADYLMTAGPAPKSALNRSDPDGV from the coding sequence GTGAACAGCAGTGAGGAGATCGCCGTGTCGGGTATGTCGGCGGGCCGGTCAGCCATGCGGATGGGACCCGCTGAGCTGGTGCAGGCGGCGGCCATGGCCCGCCGCTTCTACCTCGAGGGCAAGTCCAAGATCCAGATCGCGGAGGAGTTCGGCGTCAGCCGCTTCAAGGTGGCCCGGGTCCTGGAGACCGCCCTCGAAAGGGATCTCGTGCGTATCGAGATCCGTGTCCCTGCCGAACTGGACGCCGAGCGCTCGGACGCGCTCCGCGCCCGCTACGGCCTCAGGCACGCCGTCGTGGTCGAGTCTCCGGCCGAGGCCGAGGAGACGCCCGACCCCGAGAACCTGGGAGAGGTGGCCGCCGACCTGCTCGGCGAACTGGTCGACGAAGGTGATGTGCTGGGCCTGGCCTGGGGCCGCTCCACCATCCACATGGCGGCGGCGCTCGACCGGCTGCCCCCGTGCACGGTGGTGCAGCTGACGGGCGTGTACGACGCCGGTACCGCCGAACGCGGCTCGGTCGAGGCCGTGCGCCGCGCCGCCCAGGTGTCCGGCGGAGACGCCCATCCCATCTACGCCCCGATGCTGCTGCCCGACGCGGCCACGGCCACGGCGCTGCGCAACCAGACGGGGATCGCCCGGGCCTTCGAGCACTTCGACAAGGTCACCGTCGCCTGTGTCTCCATCGGCTCCTGGGAGCCGGGCATCTCCACGGTGCACGACATGCTCAGCGACGAGGAGCGCGCGCACTACGCCTCGCTCGGTGTCGCCGCCGAGATGTCCGCGCACCTCTTCGACGCCGACGGCCGCCGGGTCGGCCGGGACCTGGGCGAGCGGTGCATCACGGTGAAGGCCGACCAGCTCCGCCGGATCCCCGAGGTCGTGGCGATCGCGGGCGGGCAGCGCAAGGGTCCCGCGATCGACGCGGTGCTGCGGTCCGGGCTCGTCACCAGCCTGGTGACGGACACCTCGGCCGCGGACTACCTGATGACGGCCGGCCCGGCACCGAAGTCCGCGCTCAACAGGTCCGACCCGGACGGAGTCTGA
- a CDS encoding barstar family protein, with protein MVRESRGVPGDPAGRIVLVLDLDGVTDKAGLMDRCARDLALPDWFGRNWDALADCLADPALWPEEAGERGLLVVVRGWRKYAETRPDEWQVAEEIFAEATDRGPGLFVTLGLGESSERPPDQPG; from the coding sequence ATGGTCAGGGAGTCGCGCGGGGTGCCCGGTGATCCGGCGGGCCGGATCGTGCTCGTCCTGGACCTGGACGGGGTCACGGACAAGGCGGGCCTGATGGACCGCTGTGCCCGTGACCTGGCCCTGCCCGACTGGTTCGGCCGCAACTGGGACGCCCTCGCCGACTGCCTCGCCGACCCCGCCCTCTGGCCCGAGGAGGCCGGGGAGCGGGGGCTGCTGGTCGTCGTCCGGGGCTGGCGGAAGTACGCCGAGACACGGCCCGACGAGTGGCAGGTCGCCGAGGAGATCTTCGCTGAGGCGACGGACCGGGGCCCGGGGCTGTTCGTGACCCTCGGCCTTGGAGAATCCTCCGAGAGGCCCCCTGACCAGCCTGGATGA
- a CDS encoding GuaB1 family IMP dehydrogenase-related protein has translation MRFLNDIQPGYDLTYDDVFMVPSRSSVGSRQAVDLSSPDGTGTTIPLVVANMTAIAGRRMAETVARRGGLVVIPQDIPNDVVTDVVSWVKSRHLVLDTPIILSPHQTVADALGLLPKRAHNAGVVVDENHKPIGVVTDSDLSGVDRFTQLAEVMSRDLLLIDADKDAGEAFNTLDHANRRYAPAVNQDGTLAGILTRKGALRATLYQPATDARGRLRIAAAVGINGDVAGKAQELLDAGVDALVIDTAHGHQESMISALKLVRDLDPRVPIVAGNVVAAAGVRDLIEAGADIVKVGVGPGAMCTTRMMTGVGRPQFSAVLECAAEAKKYGKHVWADGGVRHPRDVAMALAAGASNVMVGSWFAGTYESPGDLQHDAQGRAYKESFGMASARAVRNRTSEESAYDRARKALFEEGISTSRMFLDPARPGVEDLIDSIIAGVRSSCTYAGAGSLEEFAEKAIVGIQSAAGYAEGKPLHASWS, from the coding sequence GTGCGTTTCCTCAATGACATCCAGCCCGGGTACGACCTGACGTACGACGACGTCTTCATGGTGCCGAGCCGCTCCTCGGTGGGCTCGCGGCAGGCCGTCGACCTCAGCTCCCCGGACGGCACGGGCACCACCATCCCGCTCGTCGTCGCCAACATGACCGCCATCGCCGGACGCCGCATGGCCGAGACCGTGGCCCGCCGTGGCGGCCTCGTGGTGATACCGCAGGACATCCCGAACGACGTGGTGACCGACGTCGTCTCCTGGGTGAAGAGCCGGCACCTGGTGCTGGACACCCCGATCATCCTGTCCCCGCACCAGACCGTCGCGGACGCGCTGGGGCTGCTGCCCAAGCGTGCGCACAACGCGGGCGTCGTCGTCGACGAGAACCACAAGCCCATCGGCGTGGTCACCGACTCCGACCTCTCCGGCGTCGACCGCTTCACGCAGCTCGCCGAGGTCATGTCCCGGGACCTGCTGCTCATCGACGCGGACAAGGACGCGGGCGAGGCCTTCAACACCCTCGACCACGCCAACCGCCGCTACGCCCCCGCGGTCAACCAGGACGGCACGCTCGCCGGCATCCTGACCCGCAAGGGTGCCCTGCGCGCCACGCTCTACCAACCGGCCACCGACGCGCGGGGACGGTTGCGCATCGCCGCCGCCGTCGGCATCAACGGCGACGTCGCGGGCAAGGCGCAGGAGCTGCTGGACGCGGGCGTCGACGCGCTCGTCATCGACACGGCCCACGGCCACCAGGAGTCGATGATCAGCGCCCTGAAGCTGGTACGCGACCTCGACCCGCGGGTGCCGATCGTCGCGGGCAACGTGGTCGCCGCCGCGGGTGTGCGCGATCTGATCGAGGCCGGCGCGGACATCGTCAAGGTGGGTGTCGGCCCCGGCGCCATGTGCACCACGCGCATGATGACCGGCGTCGGCCGCCCGCAGTTCTCCGCCGTCCTGGAATGCGCCGCCGAGGCGAAGAAGTACGGCAAGCACGTGTGGGCCGACGGCGGTGTCCGCCACCCGCGCGACGTGGCCATGGCCCTCGCGGCCGGCGCCTCCAATGTGATGGTCGGTTCCTGGTTCGCGGGCACCTACGAGTCCCCGGGCGACCTCCAGCACGACGCCCAGGGCCGTGCCTACAAGGAGTCCTTCGGCATGGCGTCCGCCCGGGCCGTGCGCAACCGCACCTCGGAGGAGTCCGCGTACGACCGCGCCCGCAAGGCGCTGTTCGAGGAAGGCATCTCCACCTCCCGCATGTTCCTCGACCCGGCTCGCCCGGGCGTCGAGGACCTGATCGACTCGATCATCGCGGGCGTCCGCTCCTCCTGCACCTACGCCGGTGCGGGCTCCCTGGAGGAGTTCGCGGAGAAGGCCATCGTCGGCATCCAGAGCGCCGCCGGTTACGCGGAGGGCAAGCCCCTGCACGCCAGCTGGAGCTGA